The Micromonospora violae DNA segment GTCCTCGAAGACGATGACACCGTTGCAGAGCAGGCTCCAGCCCTGCTCACGGAAGCAGGCGAGGACCCGCGCGGCTTCCCGGTCGGTAGCTTCAGCGGAGGGACAGGTCGGTTGGTGCTGGCACATCG contains these protein-coding regions:
- a CDS encoding DUF5999 family protein, whose product is MCQHQPTCPSAEATDREAARVLACFREQGWSLLCNGVIVFEDTGELLPDGSSIAPHRGPARHALVA